In Deltaproteobacteria bacterium, the genomic window ACCTCTCCATCCAATCCAGGAAGAATGGCCTCTGTTACTAATCCACTAAATAATTCGCCGCGCGGCGTACAAATCCTAAGCTGAAATTGTGGCGACACCATCTACGTATAATCTCCGCCGAAGCTAATAAATGTTAACCTGTCCACTTACGCCGCTTTCTTAGCCATTCTGTTCGCTTTCTCTCGAGCCTCCTCGATCGACCCAACCAAATAAAAAGCCTGCTCTGGCAAATCGTCGTGCTTGCCTTCCACTAGCTCCTTAAAACCCCGAATGGAATCTTCTAGCTTTACATATTTACCCTCTAACCCAGTAAATTGAGAGGCAACAAAAAATGGCTGCGAAAGAAATCGTTGAATTTTTCTAGCTCTCTCCACTACTAGCTTGTCGTCGGGCGAAAGTTCATCCATTCCGAGGATGGCTATGATGTCTTGCAAATCTTTATACCTTTGCAAAATTCCCTGCACCTGACGCGCTACCGAGTAATGTTCCTCGCCAATAATAGCCGGATCGAGAATTGTAGAAGTAGAGTCCAGCGGATCCACGGCTGGATAAATTCCCTGCTCTGCTATCGAACGCGACAACACCGTAGTAGCATCGAGATGAGCGAATGTTGTCGCGGGAGCCGGATCCGTTAAATCGTCTGCTGGCACGTAAATGGCCTGCACAGAAGTAATTGAGCCGTTTTTAGTAGACGTAATGCGCTCCTGCAATTCTCCAACGTCTGTAGCAAGCGTTGGCTGATAGCCTACGGCCGAAGGCATGCGCCCCAAAAGCGCCGATACTTCAGAACCAGCTTGCACGAAGCGAAATATATTATCTACAAACAACAAAACATCTCGGCCTTCCTGATCGCGAAAATATTCCGCAGCCGTCAGAGCAC contains:
- the atpD gene encoding F0F1 ATP synthase subunit beta produces the protein MDVNNSFENRVGRIVQIMGPVIDVAFDEGVGLPGIHHALKITNSAIDDTEDNLTVEVGLHIGDNMVRCIAMDSTDGLVRGGLVKDTGGPIKVPVGQGSLGRIIDVVGRPVDEAGPVKTDVYWPIHRVAPKFEDQATSKEIFETGIKVIDLLAPYVKGGKIGLFGGAGVGKTVVIMELINNVAKAHGGYSVFAGVGERTREGNDLWMEMKESGVLDKAALIYGQMNEPPGARFRVGLSALTAAEYFRDQEGRDVLLFVDNIFRFVQAGSEVSALLGRMPSAVGYQPTLATDVGELQERITSTKNGSITSVQAIYVPADDLTDPAPATTFAHLDATTVLSRSIAEQGIYPAVDPLDSTSTILDPAIIGEEHYSVARQVQGILQRYKDLQDIIAILGMDELSPDDKLVVERARKIQRFLSQPFFVASQFTGLEGKYVKLEDSIRGFKELVEGKHDDLPEQAFYLVGSIEEAREKANRMAKKAA